In a single window of the Litorilituus sediminis genome:
- the thiC gene encoding phosphomethylpyrimidine synthase ThiC translates to MSDQANNQDNHSSQQSKPQTRREKREAAEAFLKNVSDQSFPNSKKIYVPGKIHDIKVGMREITLTDTLVGGTKENPIYEKNEPLCVYDTSGYYTDENVEIDVHKGIPRLRETWIDARDDIDFLESNTSQYAQQRLADEGIDHLRFEHLPKVRRAKPGKNVTQMHYAKKGIITPEMEYIAIRENLKRQEVKDEILLQQHKGESFGASIPEQITPEFVRDEVARGRAIIPNNINHPESEPMIIGRNFLIKVNANIGNSAVTSSIEEEVEKLVWSAKWGADTVMDLSTGRNIHETREWILRNSPVPIGTVPIYQALEKVNGVAEDLTWEIFRDTLIEQAEQGVDYFTIHAGVLLRYVPMTAKRVTGIVSRGGSIMAKWCLAHHKENFLYTHFEDICEILKQYDVSFSLGDGLRPGSVADANDEAQFAELRTLGELTKIAWKHDVQTIIEGPGHVPLHMIKANMEEQLEHCGEAPFYTLGPLTTDIAPGYDHITSGIGAANIGWYGCAMLCYVTPKEHLGLPNKEDVKEGLITYKLAAHAGDLAKGHPGAQIRDNAMSKARFEFRWYDQFNIGLDPETARAYHDETLPQESGKIAHFCSMCGPKFCSMKISQEVRDYAAELDKNAIKIQLLDETVTLTSDEAIEQAMQEKSAEFKATGSEIYHTAK, encoded by the coding sequence AAGAAAATCTATGTTCCAGGTAAAATACACGATATCAAAGTGGGTATGCGTGAAATTACCTTAACTGATACCTTAGTTGGCGGCACAAAAGAAAACCCTATTTATGAGAAAAACGAGCCGCTATGCGTTTATGATACTTCTGGCTATTACACTGATGAAAATGTAGAAATCGATGTGCACAAAGGTATTCCTCGTTTACGGGAAACCTGGATTGATGCCCGCGATGATATCGACTTTCTAGAATCAAATACTTCGCAATATGCACAGCAGCGTCTTGCCGATGAAGGTATAGATCACCTTCGCTTTGAACACTTACCGAAAGTACGTCGTGCTAAGCCAGGCAAAAATGTCACGCAAATGCACTATGCGAAAAAAGGTATTATCACACCAGAAATGGAATACATTGCCATTCGTGAAAACTTAAAGCGCCAAGAAGTGAAAGATGAAATTTTACTTCAGCAACATAAAGGTGAGTCGTTTGGTGCTAGCATTCCTGAGCAAATTACCCCTGAGTTTGTCCGTGATGAAGTAGCGCGCGGTCGTGCCATTATTCCAAACAATATCAATCACCCTGAAAGTGAGCCTATGATCATTGGTCGTAACTTTTTAATTAAAGTGAATGCCAACATTGGTAACTCAGCGGTAACTTCAAGCATTGAAGAAGAAGTTGAAAAGCTAGTATGGTCGGCCAAATGGGGCGCAGATACTGTGATGGATTTATCAACAGGTCGTAATATTCACGAAACTCGAGAATGGATTTTACGTAACTCGCCTGTGCCAATTGGTACTGTACCAATTTATCAAGCACTTGAAAAAGTAAATGGTGTTGCTGAAGACTTAACTTGGGAAATTTTCCGCGATACTTTAATTGAGCAAGCAGAGCAAGGTGTTGATTACTTTACTATTCACGCTGGTGTGTTACTTCGTTACGTACCTATGACAGCAAAACGTGTCACTGGAATTGTTTCTCGCGGTGGCTCAATTATGGCCAAGTGGTGTTTAGCGCATCACAAAGAAAACTTCTTATACACCCACTTTGAAGATATTTGTGAAATCTTAAAACAATACGATGTTTCCTTCTCATTAGGTGATGGCTTGCGCCCAGGCTCAGTCGCTGATGCTAATGATGAAGCGCAATTTGCTGAACTAAGAACCTTAGGTGAGCTAACTAAAATAGCGTGGAAACACGACGTACAAACTATCATTGAAGGTCCAGGCCATGTACCGCTTCATATGATTAAAGCGAATATGGAAGAGCAATTAGAGCACTGTGGTGAAGCGCCATTTTATACTTTAGGGCCACTAACGACAGATATTGCTCCAGGTTATGATCACATCACCTCAGGTATAGGTGCTGCTAATATTGGTTGGTACGGCTGTGCCATGCTGTGTTATGTAACCCCTAAAGAGCACTTAGGCTTACCAAATAAAGAAGACGTAAAAGAAGGCTTAATTACTTATAAGCTGGCAGCACATGCGGGCGATTTAGCCAAAGGCCACCCAGGCGCACAAATTCGTGATAATGCCATGAGTAAGGCGCGCTTTGAGTTTCGTTGGTATGATCAATTCAATATAGGTTTAGACCCAGAAACAGCACGTGCTTATCATGATGAAACCTTACCGCAAGAGTCAGGTAAAATTGCTCATTTCTGCTCTATGTGTGGTCCTAAATTCTGTTCGATGAAAATCTCGCAAGAAGTACGTGATTACGCGGCAGAGCTGGATAAAAACGCTATTAAAATTCAATTACTTGATGAAACCGTGACTTTAACGTCGGATGAAGCCATTGAACAGGCCATGCAGGAAAAGTCTGCTGAATTTAAAGCAACCGGTAGTGAAATTTACCATACCGCTAAGTAA
- a CDS encoding FAD-dependent oxidoreductase: MKIAIVGAGLMGRLLALSLIRDKQHSVCLFDQDNKDAHQSAAYAAAGLLTPLGESLHCEANIVAMGFKSLAMWPKLLDSLDEYTIFQQTGAIMVSHEQDKGDYQRFVRHLQMNYPQQPSHQLNRSQLLELEPELGRSFNQGLYLPQEGQLGNRRLLVALAKQLMQEGQNADFDWLTESKVVGIHADGCGQVVSYQQRGVAKSQPFDLVIDCRGTGASNKHANADAAPLPDLRAVRGELFQLFAPDVHLTRPIRLMHPRYQLYIAPKGKGFYVVGATEIESDDDSPMTVRSAMELLSAAYSVHPGFAEANIRQHVSQCRPAFSDNQPKIIQQSGLVQVNGLFRHGFLIAPVVLAQVLAVIDNISNNNEVELPYSDLMPVTVK; encoded by the coding sequence ATGAAAATAGCCATTGTTGGCGCGGGTTTAATGGGCCGTTTGCTAGCTTTATCTTTAATTCGAGACAAGCAGCATAGCGTTTGCTTGTTTGATCAAGACAACAAAGATGCGCATCAAAGTGCTGCTTATGCCGCGGCGGGTTTATTAACGCCATTAGGTGAATCTTTACATTGTGAAGCAAACATTGTGGCTATGGGCTTTAAGTCGCTAGCTATGTGGCCTAAGTTACTAGATAGTTTAGATGAGTACACCATTTTCCAGCAAACGGGCGCCATTATGGTTAGCCACGAGCAAGATAAAGGTGATTATCAGCGCTTTGTTCGTCACTTACAGATGAATTATCCACAGCAGCCAAGTCATCAGCTTAATCGTAGCCAGTTACTGGAATTAGAGCCAGAGCTTGGCAGAAGCTTTAATCAGGGCTTGTATTTACCGCAAGAAGGCCAGTTAGGCAATCGTCGCTTATTGGTGGCCTTAGCTAAGCAATTAATGCAAGAAGGGCAAAATGCTGACTTTGATTGGTTAACTGAGTCTAAAGTTGTCGGTATTCATGCTGATGGCTGTGGGCAAGTTGTAAGTTATCAACAGCGCGGAGTAGCTAAGAGCCAGCCGTTTGATTTAGTCATTGATTGTCGTGGTACGGGGGCTAGTAACAAGCACGCCAATGCAGATGCCGCACCTTTACCTGATTTACGTGCCGTGCGTGGTGAATTATTTCAGCTATTTGCCCCCGATGTCCACCTTACTCGACCAATACGCTTAATGCACCCTAGGTATCAATTATATATTGCGCCTAAAGGTAAAGGTTTTTATGTGGTCGGCGCTACCGAAATTGAAAGTGATGATGATTCACCCATGACAGTGCGATCGGCCATGGAGTTATTAAGTGCTGCTTATAGCGTGCATCCGGGCTTTGCTGAGGCGAATATTCGTCAGCATGTTAGTCAATGCCGACCAGCCTTTAGCGATAATCAGCCGAAGATTATTCAGCAATCAGGCTTAGTGCAAGTCAATGGTTTATTTCGTCATGGCTTTTTAATTGCTCCTGTGGTGTTA